In Cytophagia bacterium CHB2, one genomic interval encodes:
- a CDS encoding GxxExxY protein — translation MELLHQALTYELRKCMIAVHNEIGVGFDEETYHQGLIRKLMRLGIAFVSKQQRELIHREEKIRTFELDFLAEDKVIVELKCLRCGFLRSNYIQILSHLKLWQKDLGLLVNTGFPRIICKRLPFTEKPKQIHEDYSFIKDRLTEAERNTLAQLRGALLFVFETHGLGFGKSVCRRLVESEIRYRQIAIEKRKLVDVVYDGKVIRSFPMRFWLIENRILCDVTALQDSILPEHIVRMKTFLKQLGLSTGIIANFGKHRLEIRGVHY, via the coding sequence ATGGAACTCTTACACCAAGCTTTGACTTATGAGCTGCGCAAATGCATGATCGCTGTGCATAATGAAATCGGCGTTGGGTTTGACGAAGAAACCTATCATCAGGGGTTGATTCGAAAACTCATGAGGTTGGGAATCGCTTTTGTATCAAAGCAGCAGCGAGAGCTTATCCATCGCGAGGAGAAAATCAGAACCTTTGAACTGGATTTTTTGGCGGAGGATAAAGTCATCGTCGAGCTTAAATGCTTGCGTTGTGGTTTTCTACGGTCAAACTATATTCAAATTCTCTCTCATCTCAAGCTTTGGCAAAAAGATTTAGGGCTGTTGGTCAACACTGGATTTCCTCGGATCATCTGCAAACGTCTACCCTTCACAGAGAAGCCCAAGCAAATACACGAAGATTACAGCTTCATCAAGGACAGGCTTACTGAAGCAGAACGAAACACGTTGGCACAATTGAGAGGCGCGTTGCTCTTTGTGTTTGAAACACATGGTTTGGGGTTCGGCAAATCTGTCTGCCGACGCTTGGTGGAAAGTGAAATACGTTACCGTCAGATTGCCATCGAAAAACGCAAGCTTGTTGACGTCGTGTATGATGGCAAAGTCATTCGTTCTTTTCCCATGCGATTTTGGCTCATCGAAAATCGGATACTTTGCGATGTCACTGCATTGCAAGACAGTATTCTGCCTGAGCATATCGTTCGCATGAAAACTTTCCTGAAACAGCTCGGACTTTCAACGGGAATCATCGCAAACTTCGGCAAGCACCGACTGGAAATCCGAGGAGTACACTATTGA
- a CDS encoding PorV/PorQ family protein, whose amino-acid sequence MKSKLSLAAVLLMSSVLFSQSKTGTTVAQFLLIEPSARLAAMGNAGVAMYDEVAAAYYNAGAIGHQNGYSAQFSHSTWLADISYNYAAASLQAGEVGNIFISVTSLSSGEIDVRTVEQPLGTGERYTVSNLALGLGFGKQISDRFSVGVQLNYIQETIWHSSLSTFALNVGTVYRLSENGLRLGASISNFGLPANYDGRDLRIIFDRDPAKYGDNSSLPGEVFTEDYPLPVLFRVGVTYPMRFNENNVVHLAVNAFHPSDNTESMSVGAEWLLLKSLALRGGYQNLFLEDTEVGLTLGAGLQFDVDQYGFRFDYAWADHGRLENTQRFTLGFRF is encoded by the coding sequence ATGAAATCAAAACTCTCACTCGCCGCTGTTCTCCTGATGAGTAGCGTGCTTTTCAGTCAAAGCAAAACCGGCACCACCGTTGCGCAGTTTTTGTTGATTGAGCCGAGCGCGCGTTTGGCGGCCATGGGCAATGCCGGCGTTGCCATGTATGATGAAGTTGCGGCGGCCTATTACAATGCCGGCGCGATCGGGCATCAAAACGGCTACAGCGCACAGTTCTCGCACAGCACCTGGCTCGCGGATATTTCGTACAATTACGCGGCCGCGTCGCTGCAAGCCGGAGAGGTGGGCAATATTTTTATCAGCGTCACCTCGCTCAGCTCCGGCGAAATCGATGTGCGCACGGTCGAACAACCGCTGGGCACGGGCGAGCGCTACACGGTATCGAATCTCGCGCTCGGTCTTGGCTTCGGCAAACAAATCTCTGACCGCTTTTCCGTCGGCGTGCAATTGAACTACATTCAAGAAACCATCTGGCACAGCTCGTTGTCGACTTTTGCATTGAATGTGGGCACCGTCTATCGCCTTTCGGAGAACGGATTACGACTGGGCGCCAGTATTTCGAATTTTGGCCTGCCCGCGAATTATGATGGCCGCGATTTGCGCATCATTTTTGATCGCGATCCGGCCAAATATGGCGACAACAGCAGCCTCCCCGGTGAAGTGTTCACGGAGGATTATCCCCTGCCCGTTCTCTTTCGCGTGGGCGTAACCTATCCCATGCGCTTCAACGAGAACAACGTTGTGCACCTCGCCGTGAATGCTTTTCATCCCAGCGATAACACGGAGAGTATGAGTGTGGGCGCGGAATGGCTGCTGCTCAAATCACTGGCATTGCGCGGCGGTTATCAAAACCTCTTTTTGGAAGATACCGAAGTCGGCCTTACCCTGGGCGCAGGCCTGCAATTCGACGTCGACCAATACGGCTTTCGCTTCGACTATGCCTGGGCCGATCACGGCCGGCTGGAGAATACGCAGAGGTTTACACTGGGCTTCAGGTTTTGA